From a single Leclercia sp. AS011 genomic region:
- a CDS encoding putative T6SS immunity periplasmic lipoprotein has protein sequence MKKLIVFISVILLTGCPCKGYEGKQYGLWRPIHIDGNRVCFTIDKNDVLESYRLASNNDAFNKLLHNYSTRLSYPDTCFTVNFEKAVIYGGRYKINKQWYNYSFIIDNDGKTIDLGSGAACPYPSVVSL, from the coding sequence ATGAAAAAGCTCATAGTGTTTATATCGGTTATTCTGTTGACGGGATGCCCTTGCAAAGGATATGAAGGCAAGCAATATGGATTATGGCGACCAATCCACATTGACGGGAATCGCGTCTGCTTCACTATTGATAAAAATGATGTGCTCGAAAGCTATCGCCTGGCATCCAACAATGATGCATTTAACAAATTACTACACAACTATTCTACCAGGTTGTCTTACCCGGACACGTGTTTCACAGTCAATTTTGAAAAAGCGGTGATATATGGTGGTAGATATAAGATCAATAAACAATGGTATAACTACTCATTCATTATTGATAACGACGGCAAGACTATAGATTTAGGGAGCGGGGCAGCATGTCCTTACCCGAGTGTCGTGTCTTTATGA
- a CDS encoding type IV secretion protein Rhs produces MYYLNSVEWPPTKEGGLRRLRLGEINLASTLYGYSIHYHKVWIHLESYFPFNLQDPNRGMAPDGEIWFREGKYQHDFSMPEKGEPQIAQHLFLHEMMHVWQHQRGMWVRMRGAFSWAADYTYSLDKANLLDYGLEQQASIVSDYWLLKHYGFLGNEGLYDYRDYDPSEPVLALIQKYEKVLGSFPG; encoded by the coding sequence ATGTATTACCTGAATTCTGTTGAATGGCCGCCAACTAAAGAGGGCGGGTTAAGAAGACTGAGGTTGGGTGAGATCAATCTGGCCAGTACGCTTTACGGTTACAGCATTCATTATCATAAAGTCTGGATCCACCTTGAAAGTTATTTTCCTTTCAATCTACAAGATCCCAATCGGGGTATGGCTCCTGATGGTGAAATATGGTTCAGGGAAGGAAAATATCAACATGATTTTTCTATGCCTGAAAAGGGAGAACCCCAAATTGCTCAACATCTTTTCCTGCATGAAATGATGCACGTCTGGCAGCATCAGCGCGGAATGTGGGTGCGTATGCGCGGCGCGTTTTCATGGGCGGCGGATTATACCTACAGCCTGGATAAAGCAAACCTACTTGATTACGGTCTTGAGCAGCAGGCCTCGATTGTGAGCGACTACTGGCTTTTGAAGCACTATGGCTTCCTGGGTAACGAGGGTCTTTATGATTACAGGGATTATGACCCTTCTGAACCTGTTCTGGCGTTAATACAGAAATATGAAAAAGTATTAGGGAGTTTTCCGGGATGA
- a CDS encoding GNAT family N-acetyltransferase: MATPMLETERLLLKPLASEDAIQIQRIFPRWEIVRYLIASVPWPYPDNGAQHYVDNVALPASKEGKGWYWTLRRKAQLQEVIGVICLMDTPDNNRGFWLVPEYQGQGYMTEACRAVNRFWFTDLDRDVLRAPKAAVNSRSRSLSERSGMRLVRVEKGQYVSGELDTELWEITREEWLRAFESVAQFATGRLRS, from the coding sequence ATGGCGACCCCGATGCTCGAAACCGAACGCTTGCTGCTGAAACCCCTCGCCTCTGAAGATGCCATCCAGATCCAGCGCATTTTCCCCCGCTGGGAAATTGTCCGCTATCTGATCGCCAGCGTCCCGTGGCCCTATCCCGATAACGGGGCGCAGCACTATGTCGACAACGTTGCGCTGCCCGCAAGTAAAGAAGGCAAAGGATGGTACTGGACGCTGCGTCGAAAAGCGCAACTGCAGGAGGTGATCGGCGTTATTTGCCTGATGGATACGCCGGACAATAACCGCGGCTTCTGGCTGGTTCCGGAATACCAGGGCCAGGGTTATATGACGGAAGCCTGCCGGGCGGTTAATCGCTTCTGGTTTACCGACCTGGATCGCGACGTATTGCGCGCCCCGAAAGCTGCCGTCAACAGCCGTTCCAGAAGCCTGTCTGAGCGCAGCGGCATGCGGTTAGTACGCGTCGAAAAAGGGCAATACGTGTCCGGTGAGCTGGACACGGAGTTGTGGGAGATTACGCGGGAGGAATGGCTGCGGGCCTTTGAGTCCGTAGCGCAGTTCGCCACCGGGCGGCTACGATCATAA
- a CDS encoding tautomerase family protein, protein MPFTRISLRPGYSDAQIGQISDILQQSLEAEFAVPPGDRFQIFEELPARLRVFDRHYKSNGRSDNFIQFHILAGKPRSREQKQKLCRLLCDRLHAALGIHPEDVMVMIHFNTADDWSFSQGRMLSEEGL, encoded by the coding sequence ATGCCTTTTACCCGAATCTCCCTGCGTCCGGGGTACAGCGACGCGCAGATCGGCCAGATCTCCGACATCCTGCAGCAGAGCCTGGAGGCGGAGTTTGCCGTCCCGCCGGGGGATCGCTTTCAGATTTTCGAGGAGCTTCCGGCCAGGCTGCGCGTGTTTGATCGCCACTATAAAAGCAATGGGCGCAGCGACAATTTTATTCAGTTTCACATTCTGGCGGGCAAGCCCCGCTCGCGCGAGCAGAAACAAAAGCTCTGCCGCCTGCTGTGCGATCGGCTCCATGCGGCCCTGGGTATCCATCCGGAGGACGTGATGGTGATGATCCACTTCAACACCGCCGATGACTGGAGCTTCAGCCAGGGGCGGATGCTGTCGGAAGAGGGGTTATGA
- a CDS encoding carboxymuconolactone decarboxylase family protein, whose translation MAKSLTAETLSRVAPKLAELSKEVLFDDIWKRDGLSPRERSLITLAALTALGRVQQLPWHIDFAQQNGLSREEIAEVFTHLAFYAGWPAAVSALGCLDEE comes from the coding sequence ATGGCAAAATCACTGACGGCTGAAACCCTGTCCCGCGTCGCGCCCAAACTGGCTGAGTTGAGTAAGGAAGTTCTGTTTGATGATATCTGGAAACGTGATGGGCTTTCCCCGCGTGAACGCAGCCTGATCACCCTGGCCGCCCTGACGGCGCTGGGACGGGTGCAGCAGCTGCCCTGGCATATCGACTTCGCCCAGCAAAACGGCCTGAGCAGAGAGGAGATCGCCGAAGTTTTCACCCACCTGGCGTTCTACGCTGGCTGGCCAGCGGCGGTGTCGGCGCTTGGCTGTCTGGACGAGGAGTAA
- a CDS encoding LysR substrate-binding domain-containing protein, with protein MNKLPPTLDLDALRSFVTGIECGSFAQAALHLCRSTSAVSAQLKKLEQQCGAELVMKKGRGLVLTRDGEIVMGYARRMLALNDEMQSTLRGELVQEEIRIGMQEDFGESLMPDILGAFKRHHPGVRIVARVDRNRPLLTAFDDNALDMILLWQTPGEQRQGRTLGQSQLTWIQHPDLDISALLSRGEPLPLVMFEHPCLMRAHAIDCLNRAGIPWRVVFVSHSLSGIWAAVQAGLGITLRTRIGMPGNLRLAGSVLPTPGSLGIALQQKDVSKTQTLLAQLMEEALVRVM; from the coding sequence ATGAATAAACTCCCCCCGACGCTCGACCTCGACGCCCTGCGCTCTTTCGTTACTGGCATAGAGTGCGGCAGCTTTGCCCAGGCCGCCCTCCACCTGTGTCGCTCCACCTCGGCGGTGAGCGCCCAGCTGAAAAAGCTGGAGCAGCAGTGCGGGGCCGAACTGGTGATGAAAAAGGGCCGCGGCCTGGTGCTGACCCGTGACGGCGAGATCGTCATGGGCTATGCCCGGCGGATGCTGGCGCTGAATGATGAGATGCAGAGTACCCTCAGGGGCGAGCTGGTGCAGGAGGAGATCCGTATCGGCATGCAGGAGGATTTTGGCGAGTCGCTGATGCCGGACATTCTGGGGGCGTTCAAACGTCATCATCCTGGGGTGCGGATCGTTGCCCGGGTGGATCGCAACCGGCCGCTGCTCACCGCCTTCGATGACAATGCCCTCGATATGATCCTGCTGTGGCAGACCCCCGGCGAGCAGCGGCAGGGCCGAACGCTCGGTCAGAGCCAGTTGACGTGGATCCAGCACCCGGATCTCGACATCAGCGCCCTGCTGTCCCGGGGCGAACCCCTGCCGCTGGTGATGTTTGAACACCCCTGCCTGATGCGCGCCCATGCCATCGACTGTCTGAACCGGGCGGGCATCCCCTGGCGGGTGGTGTTTGTCAGCCACAGCCTGAGCGGGATCTGGGCGGCGGTACAGGCGGGGCTTGGCATCACGCTGCGCACGCGTATCGGCATGCCGGGCAACCTGCGGCTAGCCGGGAGCGTACTGCCTACGCCGGGGAGCCTGGGGATCGCCCTGCAACAGAAGGACGTGAGCAAAACCCAGACCCTGCTGGCGCAGCTGATGGAGGAGGCGCTGGTCAGGGTGATGTGA
- the leuA gene encoding 2-isopropylmalate synthase, with product MLPNPSKKYAAFAPIALPDRQWPDRTLTQAPRWLSTDLRDGNQALAEPMDVPRKLRFWEQLLKCGFKEIEVAFPSASETDFQFVRQLIEEQRIPDDVTIQVLTQARSDLIERTFASLDGAKCATVHLYNATAPLFRELVFRQSKEEIVQLAVSATRQIRALCEANPQTLWRYEYSPETFCFTEPEFALQICEAVADVWEPSSARPMIINLPATVEVNTPNVYADQIEYFCRHFTRRSEVCISVHPHNDRGSGVASAELALLAGADRVEGCLFGNGERTGNVCLVTLAMNLYSQGISPQLDFSDMKQVVELVEQCNQLPVHPRHPYAGKLAFTAFSGSHQDAIKKGFHAREQSASPRWEMPYLPVDPNDIGCSYEAVIRVNSQSGKSGAAWMLEQNHGLVLPRALQQDFSRHVQAHTDREGNEMTLSALWQLYRELYGPHQHAPRQLLDYRTESQADGGLVLWARVQTADGVVTLEGKGNGLLSAAASAIKASFSLTFAIEDYHEHTLGRCSESRSAAYIRCSFKQGVSRWGTGIDNDVSRASLQALLNALPESDSGWK from the coding sequence ATGCTGCCCAACCCCTCGAAAAAGTACGCCGCCTTTGCCCCCATCGCCTTACCCGATCGCCAGTGGCCGGACAGGACCCTGACCCAAGCCCCGCGCTGGCTCTCCACCGACCTGCGCGATGGCAATCAGGCTCTGGCCGAGCCGATGGATGTCCCGCGTAAGCTGCGCTTCTGGGAGCAGCTGCTGAAATGCGGATTTAAGGAGATCGAGGTGGCGTTTCCCTCCGCCTCAGAGACGGACTTTCAGTTTGTCCGTCAGCTGATTGAGGAGCAGCGCATCCCGGACGATGTCACCATTCAGGTGCTTACCCAGGCCCGCAGCGATCTGATTGAGCGCACCTTTGCCTCGCTGGACGGCGCCAAATGCGCCACGGTGCACCTCTATAACGCCACCGCGCCGCTGTTCCGCGAGCTGGTGTTCCGTCAGAGCAAAGAGGAGATCGTGCAGCTGGCGGTCAGCGCCACGCGCCAGATCCGCGCCCTGTGCGAGGCCAACCCGCAGACGCTTTGGCGCTACGAATACTCGCCGGAAACCTTCTGCTTTACCGAGCCGGAGTTTGCCCTGCAAATCTGTGAGGCGGTGGCGGATGTCTGGGAGCCCTCTTCCGCACGGCCGATGATCATCAACCTGCCCGCCACGGTGGAGGTCAACACCCCCAACGTCTATGCCGATCAGATCGAATACTTCTGCCGCCACTTTACCCGCCGAAGCGAGGTGTGCATTAGCGTCCATCCCCATAACGATCGCGGCAGCGGCGTGGCCAGCGCCGAGCTGGCCCTGCTTGCCGGGGCCGACCGGGTGGAAGGTTGTCTGTTCGGCAACGGGGAGCGCACCGGGAACGTCTGTCTGGTGACGCTGGCGATGAATCTCTATAGCCAGGGGATTTCACCCCAGCTCGATTTCAGCGATATGAAGCAGGTGGTAGAGCTGGTGGAGCAGTGCAACCAGCTGCCGGTCCATCCGCGCCACCCTTATGCCGGTAAGCTGGCGTTTACCGCCTTCTCCGGCTCGCATCAGGATGCGATCAAAAAAGGGTTTCACGCCCGGGAACAGTCGGCCTCCCCGCGGTGGGAGATGCCCTATCTGCCGGTTGACCCGAACGATATCGGCTGTAGCTATGAGGCGGTGATCCGCGTCAACAGCCAGTCCGGCAAAAGCGGCGCGGCCTGGATGCTGGAGCAGAATCATGGCCTGGTACTGCCCCGGGCGTTGCAGCAGGATTTCAGCCGCCACGTTCAGGCGCATACCGACCGGGAAGGGAACGAGATGACGCTGAGTGCCCTGTGGCAGCTCTACCGCGAGCTGTATGGCCCGCATCAGCATGCCCCGCGACAGCTGCTGGATTACCGGACCGAAAGCCAGGCGGACGGTGGGCTGGTACTGTGGGCCCGCGTGCAGACCGCTGACGGGGTGGTGACCTTAGAGGGGAAAGGCAACGGTCTGCTGTCTGCTGCCGCCAGCGCGATAAAAGCCAGCTTCAGTTTGACGTTCGCCATTGAGGATTATCATGAGCATACCCTCGGCAGATGCAGCGAAAGCCGGTCGGCGGCCTATATCCGCTGCAGCTTTAAGCAGGGGGTGAGCCGCTGGGGAACCGGCATCGACAACGATGTCTCCCGGGCGTCGCTTCAGGCCTTGCTGAACGCGTTGCCGGAGAGCGATTCGGGCTGGAAGTAG